The Nicotiana tomentosiformis chromosome 2, ASM39032v3, whole genome shotgun sequence genome includes the window ataataagaaatatttatatcttaatatcctaagtattaagTTTGACGGTTATtttagtatatactatattttgttaagggtatttttggtaagaagaaaagtcaaaactgcttttgcttctgcttttggaaagaagctatttttttctgcttctcaaaaattgTTTCGCTTTttcccaaaagtactttttccCCCCAAAATAAGGTtgggccaaacaggctattagacgTGAGGGGAGGTGATAAGAGTAATGGGAACTAAGAGACCCTCCATTGACCATTTCCTAAACACAAACATAACTGTCTTACTTTCCTTGTTTTTCTCTCTTCCACTTCTATGCCACTCTCTTCTCCTTAGCAATTTCTATGACGAAcgaacaaacaaacaaacaaacaaacaaacaaaaacaacacaaaaaaagttaacaaaaatcaacccaaaaatccCCATCTAAACATGCCGTCTTTCATTTGATCCTCCATTGGATTTTCCTAATTGGCAATGTGCTACAATGTATCGCAGGACGCTGACTATTAACTGGGATGGACTcggagaagatgatgatgatgatcacTTCTTCGAGTCCTATGACCGTCTTTCCTCGGTCGTTCCCCAGGACTTGGCGTCCTCGGGATCAGATGATGAGGTTGAGTTTGAGGATAGTCGACGTTCCTTCTCGGCCTCGGCTTCTAAGAATTTCCGAGGCCTTGATATGGAGACAAAAGTAATCAACAATCCTCCTTCCATTGTCATGGAAGATTACGGCATGTGGATGGCTGAGCCTGGAGACGTTAAAGAGCGTCGCAAACGCTTACTCCAGGGAATGGGGTTGACAAGCAATAAAGAACTCCTCAAGTTGACTAGTGCAAAAGTTGTACGAGCCATTTCAAGAAAAGTTGATACATGCAAAGATTCTAAACCAAAAGAACTAAAACAGGAGGAGCCAGAACCAGATCCTTCCAATTCGCCACCAATTTTGCTGCTCAGGTCGAGATCAGATGGTGATATACAATTTTTCTCTGTCACTaccaagaaaaggaaagaacaacTAATTGGCGACGTTTCTAAACAACGTCTCACCAGGACATTTTCAGGAGTTTTGGCACCAACCACAAGAATCTGCCAATACGTGAATTCTGCGCCCAAAAAAGGCATCACAAGTAAATCTTCACCACCACAAAATGGCAGTGAGAATATGCCATCATCTATATTGCCAAATGGATGTGCTGATTTGGGATTTGCTTCATTTTTCTTGATAAAAAATCTTGACACCGGAAAGGAATTCATTGTCAAAGAGTCAAATGAAGAGGGAATGTGGAATAAGCTCAGTGATCTACAAACTGGAAAGCAGCTTTctatggaggaatttgagaaatCTGTAGGATACTCTCCTGTTGTTAAGGAACTAATGCGCCGAGCAAGTGTTTCAACAAACGATGAAAGGAAACTAAACGTAAATGCATATCTCAGTAAGAGTTTCAGATATAGCAAGAAAACAGGAGTTGCTCTTTTGAAGAACATAAAAGGAGTTGCAAATAGCATGAGCGGATTAATAACTGATAAAGAACTCGAGCAACCTGCACAAGTGGAACAGAAACAGAACAAGAATTCCTCACAATGGATTAAAGTCCGCCAACAAGGAAAGATTTACAAAGATTTTACAGCTTTGCAATTGTGTCAAGAAATTCAGGCTCATGAGGGATCCATATGGACAATAAGATTCAGCGCGGACGCACGTTATTTAGCAACTGCAGGAGAAGACAGGGTAATTCATGTATGGGAAGTACAAGAATGTGATGTTATGTCTACAAAACCATCAGATGATCCGAATTCTATTAGTGACACACCTGTTAATCCAACGGCTGGAAGTAATTCGGATCGTCCGCCCCTGCCAGTGATCACACATATGCAAtcagaaagaaggaaaaagggaaagacttCTAATAAGAAGAAGGGCAACTCACTTCCAGACTATGTAAATGTACCAGAAACTGTTTTTGCTCTCTCCGAAAAACCAGTATGCAGTCTCAACGGTCATCAGGACGATGTCCTGGACCTTTCTTGGTCAAAATCTCAGGTCAGTTTTCATGTACTTAGTCAGTTTACTAATAACAATTGCTGATCAAGAAGGAAATATCAGATTTGATGTTTACTGTGAAGAGAAAAGGGCAGCTCAATGCACTAAGGTCTCGCTATACGCTGGGTCCGGGACGGTTGAACCACAAGggtattgtacgcagccttatcctgcatttctgcaagaggctgtttccacggctcgaacccgtgacctcctggtcacatgacaacaactttaccagttacgccaaggctccccttcatatTTACTATGACATGATAAATGAATTttttgatgcagctgcttctttCATCTTCAATGGACAAGACAGTGAGGCTATGGGATGTTGAGACTCAGAGCTGCTTAAAAATGTTTGCGCACAACGATTATGGTGAGATGCCATGTTACTACATTGTAGCTACTCAATCAAGGCCATATTAAAATTACCATCACATGTTTTGACATCTGATGAATCTCTGTGCGGCAGTAACATGCATACACTTCAATCCAGTAGATGACGATCACTTCATCAGCGGTTCACTGGATGGAAAAGTCCGAGTTTGGAATGTATCTGATAGGAAAGTTGTGGACTGGACAGATCTCCATGAAATGGTTACTGCTACTTGCTACACTCCTGATGGCCAGGTAGCTACAGCACAAACTTTTACTGGTTTCAAACATGCCAAACCACTTCCCCCGCAATTCTAGTCATATTAGAGGTAAACAGTACCACTGATATTTTGCTTTTCTTTACCTAAAGGGTGCTTTAATTGGCTCACATAAAGGAAGCTGTCGCATGTACAGCACCTCTGGTAAGTAAATCATCACAGAATCGTTTATTCTAGAGATAATTTTCAGAGGAATGCAACTGTTAACTTTCAACGCGTTTGTGATTTAGAATGCAAACTGGAACAGAAGGAAAACATTGAACTCGAACCCAAAAAGAAGTCCTTAGCCAAAAAGGTCACTGGTTTTCAGGTATTTCTCTTGTCTATATCTACTAGTAGGTGACAATATTGAATATCAGGAGATCTATCTAAAAACTGAACTTGTTGATGTCCAGTTTGCTCCAGGGAGTTCAACAGAAGTGCTTGTAACTTCAGCTGATTCGCGTATCAGAATTTTTGATGGATCAGACATGACCTATAAATTTAGAGGTACTTTCTAAAAGATATAATCATTCGAAGAGCTTGAATTACTTTCGTTCATTTCATAAATTGTGGATGTATTTGCTGAACCTCAGGTTTCCGGAATACAAGCAGTCAAATTTCAGCTTCATTCAGTCAAGATGGGAAATATATCATAAGTGCAAGTGAAGACTCTCAGGTCTATATATGGAAAAGAGAAGAACCTAAAACTGCAAGTGGTAAATCAAGAAGTCTAATCAATGTTCAAACTTATGAGTATTTCCAATGTAAAGATGTTTCAGTTGCCATACCGTGGCCTGGTAGTATAAAAAATCAACCACCACTTGTAGATCAGACACAATCGAAAAGGCATTCAAAACGTTCCCCGACACCACCACATCCTACCAATGGATCTCCTACGAGGGAAGACAACTCGGCTGGTGCAAATAGCAAGAGGCATTTACCACCTCTACCGGCCAGGAAAAACAGTGCAATGGAGAAAATCCAAAGTAGTCAAGATGAGGACATGGCTCAAGACTCTCCAACAGATCCTGGAGTTGGTCCTAGTGAATCATTTTCATCGAGTTCTCCATCGATCAGAGATGGCGATTCACCTTCTATATCTTCTTCTAGCAGGTTTGATGGtagcaacaatcaaggaaatgTCGCTGTCCAAGCAACAGCATGGGGCATGGTTATTGTGACCGCAACCTCGGGAGGTGAAATCAGGGTCTATCAAAATTTTGGGATGCCATTGAAAGCTAGTCGACCGACCAATCTCTTTTAACACTTAACTAAGTCAAAAGAGCTAGAGTCTCAAGCTCAAGTTCAGTATGCCTTTCAGTAATGTGTATGATGTGAAACAGGCAATTTTGATACCTTTTAGATTAGACAAACCAAAATTAGTCACAGTTTTGTCCAATGTTCCAAGAAATTAAGCATTTTTTTTGGCTTGTGAACTTGCCTTGTGTAAATTAATTGCTCTGTTGTCTTTGTAAGTGCACAGATCGTTGTTATAAGTAACTGATACCTGAT containing:
- the LOC104118130 gene encoding uncharacterized protein, with translation MYRRTLTINWDGLGEDDDDDHFFESYDRLSSVVPQDLASSGSDDEVEFEDSRRSFSASASKNFRGLDMETKVINNPPSIVMEDYGMWMAEPGDVKERRKRLLQGMGLTSNKELLKLTSAKVVRAISRKVDTCKDSKPKELKQEEPEPDPSNSPPILLLRSRSDGDIQFFSVTTKKRKEQLIGDVSKQRLTRTFSGVLAPTTRICQYVNSAPKKGITSKSSPPQNGSENMPSSILPNGCADLGFASFFLIKNLDTGKEFIVKESNEEGMWNKLSDLQTGKQLSMEEFEKSVGYSPVVKELMRRASVSTNDERKLNVNAYLSKSFRYSKKTGVALLKNIKGVANSMSGLITDKELEQPAQVEQKQNKNSSQWIKVRQQGKIYKDFTALQLCQEIQAHEGSIWTIRFSADARYLATAGEDRVIHVWEVQECDVMSTKPSDDPNSISDTPVNPTAGSNSDRPPLPVITHMQSERRKKGKTSNKKKGNSLPDYVNVPETVFALSEKPVCSLNGHQDDVLDLSWSKSQLLLSSSMDKTVRLWDVETQSCLKMFAHNDYVTCIHFNPVDDDHFISGSLDGKVRVWNVSDRKVVDWTDLHEMVTATCYTPDGQGALIGSHKGSCRMYSTSECKLEQKENIELEPKKKSLAKKVTGFQFAPGSSTEVLVTSADSRIRIFDGSDMTYKFRGFRNTSSQISASFSQDGKYIISASEDSQVYIWKREEPKTASGKSRSLINVQTYEYFQCKDVSVAIPWPGSIKNQPPLVDQTQSKRHSKRSPTPPHPTNGSPTREDNSAGANSKRHLPPLPARKNSAMEKIQSSQDEDMAQDSPTDPGVGPSESFSSSSPSIRDGDSPSISSSSRFDGSNNQGNVAVQATAWGMVIVTATSGGEIRVYQNFGMPLKASRPTNLF